One window from the genome of Natronomonas pharaonis DSM 2160 encodes:
- a CDS encoding acyl-CoA dehydrogenase family protein gives MLSYNDSEKATELAERANDLMEEVVLPKEREMAGGMAVSDGTLEELREAARDYGVYAPQIDEEYGGMGYDFRDVLPTFEEAGRSLLGAAAMRVDAPDEGNMHLLELHGSELQKEEYLEPLVAGDIVSGFSMTEPMQGGGSDPKMLKTTAEKDGDEWVINGHKWWTTKGIQADILLVFARTDQEAHPYEGCSVFIVPADADGVEIERNIPHLGSETHGIGHAEIKYNNVRVPEEHLLGQEGMGFAHVQERLGPARLTHCMRYSGMAERALDIATAYMSEREAFGSKLAEKQVPRHEVAEHRTRLAAARALIRQAADSISAGNEARLEVSMAKVFTANVTQEAVDTSLQFCGGNGIAKDLPIADFYESVRQFRLVDGADEVHKRVISREAFSDVKSEELEPVTRFDG, from the coding sequence ATGCTATCGTACAACGATTCGGAGAAAGCGACAGAGCTTGCCGAGCGAGCCAATGACCTGATGGAGGAGGTCGTGCTGCCGAAGGAACGGGAGATGGCCGGTGGGATGGCTGTTTCGGACGGCACACTCGAGGAACTGCGTGAGGCAGCCCGAGACTACGGTGTCTACGCGCCGCAGATAGACGAGGAATACGGCGGCATGGGGTATGACTTCCGTGATGTGCTGCCGACGTTCGAGGAAGCCGGTCGGAGCCTGCTCGGCGCGGCCGCGATGCGCGTCGACGCCCCCGACGAAGGCAACATGCATCTGCTGGAGTTGCACGGCTCCGAACTCCAAAAGGAAGAGTATCTCGAGCCGCTCGTGGCCGGCGACATCGTTTCCGGCTTCTCGATGACCGAACCGATGCAGGGCGGCGGCTCCGACCCCAAAATGCTGAAAACGACTGCCGAAAAGGACGGCGACGAGTGGGTCATCAACGGCCACAAGTGGTGGACGACGAAGGGTATCCAGGCCGACATTCTGCTGGTGTTCGCTCGAACCGACCAGGAAGCCCATCCCTACGAGGGCTGTTCGGTGTTTATCGTTCCTGCCGACGCCGACGGCGTCGAAATCGAGCGGAACATCCCGCATCTCGGCAGCGAGACCCACGGCATCGGCCACGCCGAAATCAAGTACAACAACGTCCGCGTCCCCGAAGAACACCTCCTCGGACAGGAAGGGATGGGCTTTGCACACGTCCAAGAGCGGCTCGGACCGGCCCGCCTGACCCACTGTATGCGGTACTCGGGGATGGCCGAACGGGCGCTCGACATCGCGACAGCGTATATGTCCGAACGCGAGGCGTTCGGCTCGAAGCTGGCTGAAAAGCAGGTTCCACGGCACGAAGTCGCCGAACACCGCACGCGGCTCGCTGCCGCGCGGGCGCTCATCCGCCAAGCGGCCGATTCGATTTCGGCCGGCAACGAAGCCCGGCTCGAAGTCTCGATGGCGAAAGTCTTCACCGCCAACGTCACACAGGAAGCCGTCGACACCTCGCTGCAGTTCTGTGGCGGCAACGGCATCGCCAAAGACCTCCCCATCGCCGACTTCTACGAGAGCGTTCGGCAGTTCCGGCTCGTCGATGGAGCCGACGAGGTCCACAAGCGCGTCATTTCCCGCGAGGCGTTCTCGGATGTCAAAAGCGAAGAGCTGGAGCCGGTGACACGGTTCGACGGCTAA
- a CDS encoding methyl-accepting chemotaxis protein, with protein sequence MRLGRNSQQVSSGLPAGLGRIGQQYSLKITGFLAAIFVLTLLFAAAAARHVATGAAGTAVDRAVAGFAGLMLVLFVNLGLVAIVMGGNVSLSLQRLSRKAERIGDGEFDVDIRTPRNDEISDLYGSIRTMRDSLETTLSDLEATREEMAAERERATEAKRRAEAQNEELLETAAQFSAAMSACAAGDLSQRLDADTDDEAIRNIVDSFNDMLDELEAAVAGAQESARRIDRLSADLDGSGDDLQTGSADVVAAVDTIADGAARQTDELQEAAAEISQLSATTEEVASTTDTIAERSAAVAERAAEGSNAAAGTAERMEDTVAKTETVVETVDDLVAEADEIEAIIETIEDIVDQITVLALNANIEAARSDAGGEGFAVVADEVKALSEETMAAVDDIEATLESIQRMADRTADDIAGVDQSVRTAATDAAEVRNHLETISADIEDVDASIQQIADTADTQAQTAQELSEIVDSVADISAETTDEANSAAATADEMAAATETVAETAADLDAEAAELSNAMAAFDAETKPTPQTTAEPEPGVSD encoded by the coding sequence ATGCGCTTGGGGAGAAACTCACAACAGGTTTCCAGCGGGTTACCCGCTGGACTCGGTCGAATCGGCCAGCAATACAGCCTGAAGATAACTGGCTTTCTGGCCGCCATCTTCGTGCTGACGCTCCTGTTTGCGGCTGCTGCCGCCCGCCATGTCGCCACGGGCGCGGCCGGAACAGCGGTTGACCGCGCGGTCGCTGGCTTCGCCGGGCTGATGCTCGTGCTGTTTGTCAACCTCGGTCTGGTGGCCATCGTCATGGGCGGCAACGTCTCGCTTTCGTTGCAGCGGCTGAGCCGCAAGGCCGAACGCATCGGCGACGGCGAGTTCGATGTCGATATCCGGACGCCGCGAAATGACGAAATAAGCGACCTCTATGGGTCGATTCGGACGATGCGTGACTCGCTTGAGACGACCCTGTCGGACCTCGAAGCGACCCGCGAGGAGATGGCGGCCGAGCGGGAACGGGCAACGGAAGCGAAACGGCGTGCTGAGGCGCAAAACGAGGAACTACTGGAGACTGCAGCGCAGTTCTCGGCGGCGATGTCTGCGTGTGCCGCCGGCGACCTCTCCCAGCGACTTGACGCCGATACTGACGATGAGGCAATACGAAACATCGTCGACTCGTTTAACGACATGCTCGACGAACTGGAGGCGGCCGTCGCCGGCGCTCAGGAATCGGCCCGGCGTATCGACCGACTGTCGGCCGACCTCGACGGCTCCGGTGACGACCTCCAAACCGGCAGTGCGGATGTCGTAGCCGCGGTCGACACTATTGCGGATGGGGCCGCGCGACAGACCGACGAACTGCAGGAAGCCGCCGCCGAAATCAGCCAACTCTCGGCGACGACTGAGGAGGTCGCCTCGACCACCGACACCATCGCCGAGCGGTCGGCAGCCGTCGCCGAGCGGGCCGCGGAGGGCAGCAACGCCGCCGCCGGGACGGCCGAACGGATGGAAGACACCGTAGCGAAGACCGAAACTGTCGTCGAGACCGTCGACGACCTCGTGGCCGAGGCGGACGAAATTGAGGCTATCATCGAGACCATCGAAGATATCGTCGACCAGATTACCGTGCTGGCGCTGAACGCCAACATCGAGGCTGCCCGCTCCGACGCTGGCGGTGAGGGCTTTGCGGTCGTCGCCGACGAGGTCAAAGCCCTTTCTGAGGAGACGATGGCTGCCGTCGACGACATTGAGGCGACCTTGGAGTCGATACAGCGGATGGCCGACCGCACCGCGGACGATATCGCAGGCGTCGACCAGAGCGTCCGGACAGCGGCGACAGACGCCGCCGAGGTCCGCAACCACCTTGAGACGATTAGCGCCGATATCGAGGATGTCGACGCGAGCATCCAGCAGATAGCCGACACCGCCGACACGCAGGCCCAGACGGCACAGGAACTCTCCGAAATCGTTGATTCGGTCGCCGACATCTCCGCCGAAACAACCGACGAAGCCAACTCGGCGGCCGCTACCGCCGACGAGATGGCGGCTGCAACCGAGACTGTTGCTGAGACGGCCGCTGACCTCGATGCTGAGGCTGCCGAACTCAGCAACGCCATGGCGGCCTTCGATGCCGAGACGAAGCCGACTCCCCAGACAACTGCCGAGCCTGAGCCGGGGGTGAGTGACTAA
- a CDS encoding bacteriorhodopsin translates to MLPTSTIYLGMVVALSLGAVVFAAVASRLSGTARRLGLIAAVPAAAMAVAYLGMGLEWLTIETEGREQSIMRFLGYTVALTAYTYLLARPVGLSRRKAVGLLAVLLVTLWSALATWLTTGAAESAITLLSISAYLFGVYLLFKPFSRVAAAAPGEARLLYGKLRNLFVLCWGGLLVASAISEQAIGLTDAFIGQFAASYIDLVLMLGIGGLVLFSRFVRDPTATERADATAAD, encoded by the coding sequence ATGCTGCCGACCTCGACAATATATCTCGGCATGGTGGTGGCACTCAGTCTCGGCGCCGTCGTATTCGCCGCCGTCGCGTCACGGTTGTCGGGTACCGCCCGCCGGCTCGGGCTTATTGCTGCCGTCCCGGCGGCGGCGATGGCCGTTGCATACCTCGGGATGGGTTTGGAGTGGCTCACTATTGAGACCGAAGGGCGAGAGCAGTCCATCATGCGGTTTCTCGGCTACACGGTCGCGCTGACGGCGTACACGTACCTGCTGGCGCGTCCGGTCGGGCTTTCCCGGCGGAAGGCCGTCGGACTACTCGCGGTGTTACTTGTCACCCTCTGGAGCGCACTTGCGACGTGGCTGACGACCGGTGCCGCCGAGAGTGCTATCACGCTGCTTTCAATTTCCGCGTATCTCTTTGGCGTCTACCTGCTGTTCAAGCCGTTTTCGCGGGTGGCTGCGGCGGCCCCCGGCGAGGCGCGGCTCCTGTACGGAAAGCTACGGAACCTCTTTGTGCTCTGCTGGGGTGGACTACTCGTCGCTTCCGCCATCTCCGAACAGGCGATAGGGCTCACTGACGCGTTCATCGGGCAGTTCGCCGCCAGCTACATCGACCTCGTGTTGATGCTCGGCATCGGGGGACTGGTGCTGTTTTCCCGCTTCGTCAGAGACCCCACCGCCACGGAGCGTGCGGACGCGACTGCCGCTGACTGA
- a CDS encoding HAD family hydrolase has translation MTDSTYDRWVFDLDGTLVDVEPEYVRSVFDRVGDRLGYAFSERQADGIWHGLGGARNEALRSWGVAPEQFWTAFHEVEDPAARADATFLYADAAVVGDIDAPTALVTHCQSYLTEAVLSELDIEDWFDTVVCCTESTGWKPDPKPVELALSALDADGNGVLVGDGPHDIGAAWNAGLDGAHVERHSPEQRGLCVVGDHRLSRVDELA, from the coding sequence ATGACCGATTCGACGTACGACAGATGGGTGTTCGACCTCGACGGGACGTTGGTCGATGTCGAGCCGGAGTACGTCCGCAGCGTTTTCGACCGCGTCGGCGACCGGCTCGGATACGCGTTCAGCGAGCGGCAGGCCGATGGTATCTGGCACGGGCTCGGCGGCGCACGGAACGAAGCGCTGCGTTCGTGGGGCGTTGCCCCAGAGCAGTTCTGGACGGCGTTCCACGAGGTCGAAGACCCGGCGGCGAGAGCCGATGCGACCTTTCTCTACGCGGATGCGGCCGTCGTCGGAGATATCGATGCGCCGACAGCGCTTGTTACGCACTGTCAGTCGTACCTCACGGAGGCGGTGCTCTCGGAGCTCGATATCGAAGACTGGTTCGACACCGTCGTCTGCTGTACAGAGTCGACCGGTTGGAAGCCGGACCCGAAGCCAGTCGAACTTGCGCTGTCGGCGCTCGATGCGGACGGCAATGGGGTGTTAGTCGGCGACGGCCCCCACGACATCGGTGCGGCATGGAACGCCGGGCTCGACGGCGCACACGTCGAACGGCACAGTCCAGAACAGCGAGGGCTCTGTGTTGTCGGCGACCACCGGCTCTCGCGAGTCGACGAGTTGGCTTAG
- the lwrS gene encoding LWR-salt protein: protein MTATDADAGDAEYIFRAQVRLSPSDPDLRVEPERIETTVYRAAVSPGEDGWLFFRDTLWRGEINDPAYLRASLESALGVDIENIDFRELRTDRDYYEALKAEIGANLELFNADDTAEVQKKYLGSRIHVRDE from the coding sequence ATGACTGCTACCGACGCGGACGCCGGCGACGCCGAATACATCTTTCGAGCACAGGTTCGGCTGTCCCCGTCGGACCCCGACCTCCGCGTCGAGCCGGAACGAATCGAGACGACAGTGTACAGAGCCGCTGTGTCGCCCGGTGAAGACGGGTGGCTCTTTTTCCGCGATACCCTCTGGCGCGGTGAGATTAACGACCCCGCATATCTCCGAGCGTCGCTGGAATCGGCCCTCGGAGTCGACATCGAGAATATCGACTTTCGAGAGCTTCGGACCGACCGCGACTACTACGAGGCGCTCAAAGCAGAAATCGGGGCGAACCTTGAGTTGTTTAACGCCGACGACACCGCGGAGGTACAGAAAAAATACCTCGGGTCGCGCATCCACGTCCGGGACGAGTGA
- a CDS encoding 4a-hydroxytetrahydrobiopterin dehydratase, translating to MSDRLTDDEIQAQLPAAWDRDGDEIVRTFEFESYLEGVGFASAAGGLAEEAFHHPEMTIGWREVEVRLTTHDAGGITQKDIDLAERFDELAE from the coding sequence ATGAGCGACCGGCTCACAGACGACGAGATACAGGCACAGCTCCCGGCGGCGTGGGACCGCGACGGCGACGAAATCGTCCGCACCTTTGAGTTCGAGAGCTATCTCGAAGGCGTCGGCTTCGCGTCGGCGGCCGGCGGCCTCGCTGAGGAGGCGTTCCACCACCCCGAGATGACCATTGGCTGGCGGGAGGTCGAGGTGCGGCTGACGACCCACGACGCCGGTGGCATCACACAGAAGGATATCGACCTCGCCGAGCGGTTCGACGAACTGGCAGAATGA
- a CDS encoding 30S ribosomal protein S14, with protein sequence MGAQDPTDEDRHVCRDTGRKQGLVGKYDIWLCRQSFREMARDMGFKKYD encoded by the coding sequence ATGGGCGCACAAGACCCGACCGACGAGGATAGACACGTCTGCCGGGACACCGGCCGCAAGCAGGGGCTCGTGGGAAAGTACGACATCTGGCTGTGCCGACAGTCGTTCCGCGAGATGGCACGGGACATGGGTTTCAAGAAGTACGACTGA
- a CDS encoding COX15/CtaA family protein, giving the protein MDFRRLLLATTVTTALTALIGVLTATAGAGLTCEARWPLCDGAVFGLFPANFMSFIEWFHRLIAMITGFLIIGSAYAAWRGGAQRRVKLATLVALLLTPLQIVFGAFTVLVQEFVFGYSILVLTLHFGLASVILGLLVAATVWAYGDVTTVTMSKVKQAGVGALLGFPVMVVLTPRLLFTFGEVVQFVYYGLGFAMFSALLVAALWGRELGLRAVPAAAGGASVLIIAQLIVARWAFGDEGQLAILGISFVAFVLTLGVVKQVHDRSQALEGAAAPAGD; this is encoded by the coding sequence ATGGACTTCCGGCGGCTCCTGCTCGCGACCACGGTTACGACGGCGCTGACGGCGCTCATTGGCGTACTGACCGCGACGGCCGGAGCGGGACTGACTTGTGAGGCCCGGTGGCCGCTCTGTGACGGGGCGGTCTTCGGGCTCTTCCCCGCGAACTTCATGTCCTTTATCGAGTGGTTCCACCGGCTTATCGCGATGATTACCGGCTTCCTCATCATCGGCTCGGCGTACGCAGCGTGGCGCGGCGGCGCACAGCGGCGGGTCAAGCTGGCGACGCTCGTGGCACTCCTACTGACGCCGCTACAAATCGTCTTCGGCGCGTTTACCGTGCTGGTTCAAGAGTTCGTCTTCGGGTACTCGATTCTGGTGTTGACGCTGCATTTCGGCCTCGCGTCGGTTATCCTCGGGCTACTCGTGGCGGCGACCGTCTGGGCGTACGGCGACGTGACGACGGTCACGATGTCGAAGGTCAAACAGGCCGGCGTCGGCGCGCTGCTCGGCTTCCCGGTGATGGTCGTCCTGACACCGCGGCTGCTCTTTACGTTCGGTGAGGTTGTCCAGTTCGTCTACTACGGGCTCGGGTTTGCGATGTTCTCGGCGCTGCTCGTAGCGGCGCTGTGGGGGCGTGAACTCGGCCTCAGAGCGGTCCCGGCGGCGGCCGGGGGGGCATCGGTACTTATCATCGCACAGCTCATCGTCGCCCGCTGGGCCTTCGGCGACGAGGGACAGCTCGCGATTCTCGGTATCTCGTTTGTCGCGTTCGTGCTGACGCTGGGCGTGGTCAAGCAGGTTCACGACCGGTCGCAAGCGCTGGAGGGGGCCGCTGCCCCGGCCGGAGACTGA
- a CDS encoding NADP-dependent malic enzyme yields MGLDEDSLEYHRQEPPGKLEISTTKPTNTQRDLSLAYSPGVAAPCTEIADDPEDAYTYTTKGNMVGVVSNGTAVLGLGDIGAQASKPVMEGKGVLFKRFADIDVFDIELDQDDPDDIVTSVKAMEPTFGGINLEDIKAPECFEVEERLREEMDIPVFHDDQHGTAIISGAALLNACEIADKSLENLEIVFSGAGASAIATARFYVSLGVDPDNITMCDSSGIITESRADAGELNKHKQEFASEGDGGDLADAMAGADVFVGLSVGGLVDQEMVQSMAEDPIIFAMANPDPEIGYEAAKQARDDTVIMATGRSDYPNQVNNVLGFPFIFRGALDARATEINEKMKVAAAEALADLAKQDVPDAVVKAYGDQPLQFGPEYIIPKPLDPRVLFEVAPAVAEAAMECGAARDDLDLDAYAERLEARLGKSREMMRVVLNKAKSDPKRLVLAEGDDEKMVRAAYQLVDQGIAHPILIGDKDVIWEHAQRLGLDFEPEIVDPEEGNLDPYAERLHELRQRKGVTRREADELIKDGNHLGSVMVEMGDADAMLTGLMHHYPSALRPPLQIIGTDDESEYAAGVYMLTFKNRVVFIADATVNQSPDEDVLAEVTRRTADLARRFNVEPRAALLSYSDFGSVDNEGTRKPRRAAEMLRDDDAVDFPVDGEMQADTAVVEDALQGTYDFSDLDEPANVLVFPNLEAGNIAYKLLQRLGGAEAIGPMLVGMDKPVHVLQRGDEVKDIVNLAGVAVVDAQSNG; encoded by the coding sequence ATGGGACTGGACGAGGATTCACTCGAGTATCACCGGCAGGAGCCACCGGGCAAGCTCGAGATTTCGACGACGAAGCCGACAAACACGCAACGGGACCTCTCGCTGGCATACTCACCGGGGGTCGCCGCGCCGTGTACGGAAATTGCCGACGACCCCGAGGACGCCTACACCTACACCACCAAGGGGAACATGGTCGGTGTCGTCTCGAACGGCACGGCCGTGCTCGGACTGGGGGACATCGGCGCACAGGCCTCGAAGCCGGTCATGGAAGGCAAGGGCGTTCTCTTCAAGCGCTTTGCCGACATCGACGTCTTCGATATCGAACTCGACCAAGACGACCCCGACGACATCGTCACCTCGGTCAAGGCGATGGAGCCGACGTTCGGCGGCATCAACCTCGAAGACATCAAGGCCCCCGAGTGTTTCGAGGTCGAAGAGCGTCTTCGGGAGGAAATGGACATCCCGGTGTTCCACGACGACCAGCACGGCACCGCCATCATCTCCGGAGCCGCCCTGCTCAACGCCTGCGAAATCGCGGATAAATCCCTCGAAAACCTCGAAATCGTTTTCTCCGGAGCCGGGGCTTCCGCTATCGCGACGGCGCGGTTCTACGTCTCTCTCGGTGTCGACCCCGACAACATCACGATGTGTGACTCCTCGGGCATCATCACTGAATCGCGCGCCGACGCCGGCGAACTCAACAAGCACAAACAGGAGTTCGCCAGCGAGGGCGACGGCGGCGACCTCGCGGATGCGATGGCGGGCGCCGATGTCTTTGTCGGCCTCTCTGTTGGCGGCCTCGTCGACCAAGAGATGGTCCAGTCGATGGCTGAAGACCCGATTATCTTCGCGATGGCCAACCCGGACCCCGAAATCGGCTACGAGGCAGCCAAGCAGGCCCGTGATGACACGGTCATCATGGCAACGGGGCGCTCGGATTATCCCAATCAGGTCAACAACGTCCTCGGCTTCCCCTTCATCTTCCGCGGCGCGCTCGATGCCCGTGCAACCGAAATCAACGAGAAAATGAAGGTGGCGGCCGCTGAGGCCCTTGCTGACCTCGCAAAGCAGGACGTACCCGACGCCGTCGTCAAGGCCTACGGCGACCAGCCGCTGCAGTTCGGCCCCGAGTATATCATCCCGAAGCCGCTTGACCCACGCGTTCTCTTCGAGGTTGCACCCGCGGTCGCGGAGGCGGCGATGGAATGTGGCGCGGCCCGCGACGACCTCGACCTCGACGCCTACGCCGAGCGGCTCGAAGCACGACTGGGCAAGTCCAGAGAAATGATGCGAGTCGTCCTCAACAAGGCCAAAAGCGACCCCAAGCGGCTCGTCCTTGCCGAGGGCGACGACGAGAAGATGGTCCGAGCAGCCTATCAACTGGTCGACCAGGGCATCGCCCATCCCATTCTCATCGGTGACAAGGACGTTATCTGGGAGCACGCCCAGCGGCTCGGGCTTGATTTTGAGCCGGAAATCGTCGACCCCGAGGAGGGGAACCTCGACCCCTACGCCGAGCGGCTCCACGAGCTCCGCCAGCGGAAGGGTGTTACCCGACGTGAGGCCGACGAGCTCATCAAGGATGGCAACCATCTCGGCAGCGTGATGGTCGAGATGGGTGACGCCGATGCGATGCTGACGGGCCTGATGCACCATTATCCGTCCGCGCTGCGGCCGCCGCTGCAGATCATCGGCACCGACGACGAGTCGGAGTACGCGGCGGGCGTCTACATGCTCACGTTCAAAAACCGGGTGGTCTTCATCGCCGACGCCACCGTCAACCAGTCGCCCGATGAGGACGTTCTCGCCGAGGTGACGCGACGGACGGCGGACCTTGCCCGTCGATTCAACGTCGAACCGCGGGCCGCGCTGCTTTCCTACTCCGACTTCGGCAGCGTCGACAACGAGGGGACGCGAAAACCCCGCCGGGCCGCGGAGATGCTCCGGGACGACGACGCCGTCGATTTCCCCGTCGACGGCGAAATGCAGGCCGACACCGCCGTCGTCGAGGACGCATTGCAGGGGACATACGACTTCTCCGACCTCGATGAGCCGGCGAACGTGCTCGTGTTCCCGAACCTGGAGGCGGGCAACATCGCCTACAAGCTACTCCAGCGACTCGGCGGTGCCGAGGCCATCGGCCCCATGCTCGTCGGCATGGACAAACCCGTCCACGTCCTCCAGCGCGGCGACGAAGTCAAAGACATCGTCAACCTCGCCGGCGTCGCCGTCGTCGACGCGCAGTCGAACGGATAA
- a CDS encoding transporter substrate-binding domain-containing protein produces MESDPTLDRRSYLSAVGAAGLAAGAAGCVGLDDGNGDGNGDGNDDDSDDDSDDDTRTIVAGTAPGFPPFEFRQDGELLGFDIDLTEAVIERSDYEFGGWETFEFDSLIPALQNGNIDVIAAAMTIEDERREQIAFSDAYYEADQSVLVRSDDDDLPQSREDLSGSIVGAQGGTTGENEVDRLIDDGIIPESDKNVYDNYTLAATDLENGNIDAVVVDVPVARTFSEDLAVEVAFEIETGEEYGFGIRQDDEELVAAVNDGLEAVTDDGTYNDLVAEWFE; encoded by the coding sequence ATGGAATCCGACCCGACACTCGATAGACGAAGCTACCTCTCCGCGGTCGGGGCCGCTGGACTCGCAGCTGGCGCTGCCGGCTGTGTCGGCCTCGACGATGGCAACGGCGACGGCAACGGCGACGGCAACGACGACGACTCTGACGACGACTCTGACGACGACACCCGGACCATCGTGGCCGGAACAGCCCCCGGGTTCCCGCCCTTCGAATTCCGCCAAGACGGTGAGCTTCTCGGCTTCGATATCGACCTCACCGAGGCTGTCATCGAACGCTCCGACTACGAGTTCGGCGGCTGGGAGACCTTCGAGTTCGACTCGCTGATTCCAGCCCTCCAGAACGGGAACATCGATGTCATCGCAGCCGCGATGACGATAGAAGACGAGCGACGCGAGCAGATTGCCTTTTCGGACGCTTATTATGAGGCCGACCAGTCGGTCCTCGTCCGTAGCGACGACGACGACCTTCCGCAATCCCGTGAAGACCTTTCGGGCAGCATCGTCGGCGCACAGGGAGGCACCACCGGGGAAAACGAGGTCGACCGCCTCATCGACGACGGCATCATCCCCGAGTCGGACAAAAACGTCTACGACAACTACACGCTTGCGGCCACCGACCTCGAAAACGGCAACATCGACGCCGTCGTCGTCGACGTGCCGGTTGCCCGGACGTTCTCCGAGGACCTTGCGGTGGAGGTCGCTTTCGAGATAGAGACCGGCGAGGAGTACGGCTTCGGCATCCGCCAAGATGACGAGGAACTCGTCGCCGCGGTCAACGACGGCCTCGAAGCCGTCACCGACGACGGAACCTACAACGACCTCGTCGCCGAATGGTTCGAGTGA
- a CDS encoding amino acid ABC transporter permease — MEPLALQATDWQFAWVTLQTTDWQFVWENRAILLQGFLVTVLLTLVSVLLGFLAGFPAGAIEVYGRGPLRSAVRTVGVLLRGTPIVVLMVLFFFGLPLPDPGDITFSSITLGNTTIPEFSVGFEAFFAAMLALGLRSAAYQSQVFRGAIQSIDEGQVAAARSVGLSKYEAIRHVVVPQALRRSVPGFQNEFTIVLKDTSIAFAIGLAELLTRGYDLFTQPGQSTAVLEVILAVSLIYFVLTFTTNRALDALSDYYAIPGGDS, encoded by the coding sequence ATGGAGCCGCTGGCACTGCAGGCGACCGACTGGCAGTTCGCCTGGGTAACTCTCCAGACGACTGACTGGCAGTTCGTCTGGGAGAACCGGGCAATTCTCCTGCAGGGCTTTCTGGTCACCGTCCTCTTGACGCTTGTGAGCGTCCTGCTTGGCTTTCTGGCCGGGTTCCCAGCCGGCGCAATCGAGGTGTACGGTCGCGGGCCGCTCCGGTCGGCCGTCCGAACAGTTGGGGTGCTCCTCCGCGGAACGCCCATCGTCGTGCTGATGGTGCTTTTCTTCTTCGGGCTGCCGCTGCCCGACCCTGGTGACATCACCTTCAGCAGCATCACGCTCGGCAACACGACCATCCCGGAGTTCAGCGTCGGTTTTGAGGCGTTCTTTGCGGCGATGCTCGCGTTGGGGCTCCGAAGTGCTGCCTACCAGTCACAAGTGTTCCGCGGCGCCATACAGAGCATCGACGAGGGGCAGGTCGCCGCCGCCCGGTCTGTTGGGCTCTCGAAGTACGAGGCTATCAGACACGTCGTCGTACCGCAGGCCCTCCGTCGCTCGGTCCCCGGCTTCCAAAACGAGTTCACAATCGTCCTAAAAGACACGAGCATCGCCTTCGCCATCGGGCTGGCGGAGCTTTTGACCCGCGGCTACGACCTCTTTACCCAGCCCGGCCAGAGCACGGCGGTCCTCGAAGTGATTCTCGCCGTCAGCCTGATTTACTTCGTGCTGACGTTCACGACGAACCGCGCGCTGGATGCTCTCTCCGACTACTACGCGATTCCGGGTGGAGACTCATGA
- a CDS encoding amino acid ABC transporter ATP-binding protein, producing the protein MTELLSFDDVSKSYGDEQVLDGVSFAMEQSDVEVIIGPSGSGKSTMLRCVNRLTDIDDGAIYLDGHSIHDIGVNDLRRRVGMVFQDFNLFAHRTARGNITLGLRKVRGFSKEDAVAAADEHLERVGLADQAASYPAELSGGQKQRVGIARALAMDPELLLFDEPTSALDPELIGDVLSVMGDLADEGMTMLCVTHEMSFARSVADTITFLDDGRIAERGPPEQLFEAPETDRARDFLGEIDG; encoded by the coding sequence ATGACCGAACTACTCAGCTTCGACGACGTTTCGAAATCGTACGGCGACGAACAGGTGCTCGACGGTGTCAGCTTCGCGATGGAGCAATCCGACGTGGAGGTGATAATCGGCCCGAGCGGCAGCGGCAAATCGACGATGCTCCGGTGTGTCAACCGCCTGACCGATATCGACGACGGCGCTATCTATCTCGACGGCCACTCGATTCACGACATCGGGGTCAACGACCTCCGCCGGCGAGTCGGCATGGTGTTTCAGGACTTCAACCTCTTTGCCCACCGGACGGCGCGGGGCAACATCACTCTCGGTCTCCGGAAAGTACGGGGATTCTCGAAGGAGGACGCCGTCGCCGCCGCCGACGAACATCTCGAACGGGTCGGTCTCGCCGACCAGGCGGCGTCCTACCCCGCCGAACTTTCAGGGGGACAGAAACAGCGCGTCGGCATCGCCCGCGCGCTGGCGATGGACCCCGAACTGCTGCTGTTCGACGAGCCGACGAGCGCTCTCGACCCGGAGCTTATCGGCGACGTGCTCTCGGTGATGGGCGACCTCGCCGACGAGGGGATGACGATGCTCTGTGTGACCCACGAGATGAGCTTTGCCCGGTCGGTCGCCGATACGATTACGTTCCTCGACGATGGCCGGATTGCGGAGCGCGGTCCGCCCGAACAGCTCTTTGAGGCCCCGGAAACCGACCGGGCACGGGATTTCCTCGGTGAGATAGACGGATGA